GACATGTGAGGAGAATGCAATCATTTGTTATCCAAAGAACTCAAAAGCGATCGATTTCTGTCAATGGAATCGATCGCTTTTGAGTTTAGTTCATCTAGGACGGAACCAGTCATCTTCGACTCCTACAGGAAAAGGAAGCATGCTATATGCTTCCGTCAGGGAATGGGAAGACCCGGCAAATCGCATGGAATGCGAGATGCCGCGGCTTACTTCCCGCCTGAGGAAAGCGAAGACGTTGGGAACGTCCGGTATACTATGTATCTTCATCCTCCGTGCGTTCGCTGATGCACTTTTCTTAACCAGTCCTCTACACGTGTACTTCCCGTCATTTCTTCCCATTTCAGTCGGAAATAGAGTGTCTGTAGCATCTGTTTGACGTTACGATACGTCGTCCACTCCGCATCACCCCATGTCACGTCACTCTCAAGCCATTCCTTAATATTACGTTCGATTCGTTGCAATAGGAGGTCTTCCGACAGTCCATGACGACAAGCTTGCAACCATGCCGTCACCATCCGGTCTGCTTCTTCATCGATGTAGAGATAATCAGATCGCGTCAATTGACGAATCATCGCATCGATCGCTCCGATTTCCTCCTGCGGACGACTGGCTGGATGCGTAAACCAGACCGTATAAACATCGGCGATATACGCCATACTATGTGCCCATCCAGACCCGTCAATGAATCCGCGGACATCTCTTTCTTGCTCCAAATAGGTTTGTAAGTAAGTGGACAGCCGATCCAGCTGATCTTGCGTCAGGACGTGCCGGGTTTTATCCATCACTAACAGCTCAGCAAGTGCCAAAGCTGAAAACGATCGCGTCAGAACAGCGGTTGTATCCGACGTTCCCATCCGATACATCAATCCATGCCCGCTTAAAAGAAAATCGAAAATCCGATTGGCCTCTTCTATCGTAAATGACTCTAATGCGATGTAGGTCGCTAACTGCGGATAGACCAATCCATCCCGCAACTCAGGATCCGTCGAACCAATATGTAAAAGTAACTCATCGAGTAACGCAGGTGTTACGCTCACGTCTTGTTGAAGCAGTTCTTTTAGCTGTTGTTCCGTTCGAGCCATCTTGTTCTCTCCTTCCTGAATCAAAAAAGACGATGCAGCGCTGCATCGCCTTCTACACTTATCCTTTAACCATTCCTTTAAGAACGAAAGCAACGTTTGCCGGTCGTTCTGCTAAGCGGCGCATGAAGTAACCGTACCAGTCACGTCCGTAAGGAACGTAGACACGGACTTTATAGCCTTGTTTGACGAGTTCGAGTTGACGCTCGACCCGAATGCCGAATAACATCTGGAATTCGAACTGGTCTTTTTCGATTCCGTTTTCTTTAGCGTAACGGATGATTTGCTCGATCATCGCATCGTCATGCGTTGCGACCGCAGCATAGTTTCCGAGTGATAATTGTAATTTCACGAGCTTGATGTAGTTGTGGTCGACGTCTTCTTTTTCTGGGAACGCCACCGTTGCCGGCTCTTTGTATGCCCCTTTGACGATCCGGAGATTCGTCTCGAAACGTCCGACACGTTTGATATCATCTTCCGAACGGTACAGGTATGACTGGATGACTGTTCCGATGTTATCGAAAGATTGGCGCAATTCTTCAAACAATTGAATCGTCTTTTCACAACGTGGCTCATCTTCCATATCGATCGTGACAAAGACACCAAGTTCTTTCGCCCGTGTTAAGATCCGCTCCATGTTCGAGCGAATCAAGTCGTCCGAGATATCGAGTCCAAGTGATGTCAGTTTCAACGAGAGTTGCGAGTCTAATTTTTCTTCCGCAATCATCTCTACCGCACGAATACATTCTTGTGTCATCATCTCTGCTTCTGCTACCGTGGAGATGAACTCCCCTAAATGGTCCATCGTGACGCATAATCCTTTTGCGTTCAATTCCTGGATCGCCCGTTTTGATGCTTCCAATGAATCCCCTGCCACGAAGCGACTTGCTCCGAATTTAAGCCCGTATCGCTTGGCGAGACCGTTCAATGTCTTGTTTTGCGATAAGAAGATAAAACCATCCCGTAGTACTTTTTCCATCACTCATGATTCCCCCTAAATAAATGCTAGGCTGTTTTACCGTATCGGTTCACATCTCTGCACTCATATTATGCCATAAAGCGCTTACATACGCTCTTTATTTCGTTTATTTTTGAGAATCCGTTGGGCAACAAGTCCTACGGTAAAGAATAAGACATACAATCCAATCGCAACGAAAAATTGCCAAGAGAATGGATCACGAAGGCTTGAACCGATATTGTTGTAAACGAACGCACCGGGAATGATCCCGAGATAATTGGCGATGGCGAACTGTTTGAAGCGGATTTTCGAGAGACCTGACGCGTAACTGATCGCATCAAACGGAAACAATGGAATCAACCGGACGACTAAGACAACGAGAAAGCCGTTCGTTGCAATCCGTTCGTCAAGTCCCTGTATCTTCCCTTTCCCGATCAACTTTTCGACACCACGGCGACCGAGCAGCCGGGCGATCCAAAAGCTGAGCAAGCCACCAGTACCGGCACCAATGACGTCGAGTAATGTGCCGAGCCACGGACCATACGTATAGCCACCGAACAACGTTAGTAAACTAGCCGGGAAAAAGACGAGTGGTCGCACCGTGTACGCGAGCACATAAAGCAACATCCCGGTCAGACCTTGATCCCGTACCCAATCAGACAATGCTTGAATGTCGAATTGCTCCAGCATTCCAGACAGCCGGAAGTACAGGAGCAACCCAAGACCAAACATAAAATACAGCGTGAGCGGGAGCCAGTCCCGAAGCCGTAGTTTCTTCATGACATCGTCGCCGGAGCAACGTAATAGAAAATCGAGAGGAAGATCAAGACACTGCCGGCAAGGACGAACAGATGCCAAATCGCGTGGTTATACGGCAAGCGTGCCCAGACGTAGAAGATGACGCCGAGGGAATACGCGAGTCCACCACCGAGAAGGAGTAAGAATCCTTGTAACCCGAGTGCTTCATAGATCGGCTTAATCGCAAATAGACAGCACCAGCCGAGAATCAGATAAGACGCATTCGAGATCCAGACGTATTTACCTGTCGAATAGAGCTTCCAGATGATGCCGAGCGTTCCGACACCCCAGACGATGCCAAG
This window of the Exiguobacterium acetylicum genome carries:
- a CDS encoding DUF2785 domain-containing protein codes for the protein MARTEQQLKELLQQDVSVTPALLDELLLHIGSTDPELRDGLVYPQLATYIALESFTIEEANRIFDFLLSGHGLMYRMGTSDTTAVLTRSFSALALAELLVMDKTRHVLTQDQLDRLSTYLQTYLEQERDVRGFIDGSGWAHSMAYIADVYTVWFTHPASRPQEEIGAIDAMIRQLTRSDYLYIDEEADRMVTAWLQACRHGLSEDLLLQRIERNIKEWLESDVTWGDAEWTTYRNVKQMLQTLYFRLKWEEMTGSTRVEDWLRKVHQRTHGG
- a CDS encoding TVP38/TMEM64 family protein, with protein sequence MKKLRLRDWLPLTLYFMFGLGLLLYFRLSGMLEQFDIQALSDWVRDQGLTGMLLYVLAYTVRPLVFFPASLLTLFGGYTYGPWLGTLLDVIGAGTGGLLSFWIARLLGRRGVEKLIGKGKIQGLDERIATNGFLVVLVVRLIPLFPFDAISYASGLSKIRFKQFAIANYLGIIPGAFVYNNIGSSLRDPFSWQFFVAIGLYVLFFTVGLVAQRILKNKRNKERM
- a CDS encoding proline dehydrogenase family protein, which codes for MEKVLRDGFIFLSQNKTLNGLAKRYGLKFGASRFVAGDSLEASKRAIQELNAKGLCVTMDHLGEFISTVAEAEMMTQECIRAVEMIAEEKLDSQLSLKLTSLGLDISDDLIRSNMERILTRAKELGVFVTIDMEDEPRCEKTIQLFEELRQSFDNIGTVIQSYLYRSEDDIKRVGRFETNLRIVKGAYKEPATVAFPEKEDVDHNYIKLVKLQLSLGNYAAVATHDDAMIEQIIRYAKENGIEKDQFEFQMLFGIRVERQLELVKQGYKVRVYVPYGRDWYGYFMRRLAERPANVAFVLKGMVKG